The window CTTGATCCTTTGTTGAAGCAATGGAATAACCATGTATACATTGTATAAGATGTTCGGCCTTTTATAGTGGGTAGTAAAGGCACCTTATTTGAATCATTTGAAATATGTTAAATACTACTatgattattatgattattttgcGTTCTTGATATGTCATAGATTGCAGTTTGGATCTTTAACCTTTCCCCCCTTTGGTTGAGACCTTATGCATCGAATATTCAGTAAACAGTTATATGCATTACATagtattaaattattttgtgtGTTTCATGAAATACAGTTAAGTagttaacattttttaaaaataaattttgtagctgaacttggatgatatttttctttttatattctttggCGTTCATCAGCTTGGCAGGTTGATTTATGAAATCTGCATATGGTCACTGGACCTGATGGCATCTCCTCCCCTAATTACCAAGGGTTAGAGTGCTAGATTTTGGTTCAGTCCCATGCAAGTACAATGttgtatcttaaaaaaaaattgataaatataacCCCTAACTGCCAGCTTTGGCAGTTGTGTTAAGGGTCAGGTTTTTGAATCACACTAATGTGGGCTTTTAAAAAATGCATATCTCCCAATAATAATGTTGTAGGTAGGTTAGTTATTTGTAACTGGGGCTCTTAAGTAATCCACAGTATTGCTTAAGCTGGAAATTCTGTAGTATGTTCTTGCAAAGTAGAGTCCCATGACTGCTATTATGCCACTTAAAGCTTACCCTTGTTTCTTTTTGTACTTTTTCCTAGGACATGATCTCCTCTtggtttcttttctcttctcctgAATCAATTTTCTTGTTGAAACCAAAATGTTTTGCAGTGGAGGAAGTGTTTAACAAAGTGGGGGGCAAATGGGTGGCAAGGTGGAAGCTTGTGTGGAGTGCACCCGGAAATGTTTACTGAttcataagaagaagaaaaattcatCACCTGTAGTTACCTCTTTTTTCAAAGTCATGATTGGTGATCAGTTTTCTAAAGTGTTGGTATGATAACattttgggcttttcttctctcttagCCTCTCTAAATGCTGATTGCTGTCATTTTTATCTTCAGTGTTGAGTATGTTACTATGTTTGCTTCCCCAATGCCTCCTGCATTTTCGTATCATGGTGTTACCATGACTGAATTGCAATTGATTTAATATTGTTCTTTCATTCTCTTGTCATGGCTGAAGCACTTCAATTCTGATATATATTCTGAGTTTCTGACTGCTGTTTGAAAGAGATAACTCGATCCTTATGGAATTTTGTTGGATCTCGAATGAACATTTTTCCAAATGTTATTTGTTTCAGGGAAGGGTGCAAGTATAACCTgagttaataaatttaattagttgagtttttgtttttgactaCATTCGTTTACATTACTACTTCAATGGCCTTTATCTTTAATTATGTATTTTTCTATATGAGAGGCATATCTATTGCTACATTAAAAGTTCTCAATATGATTGAGATAGTTTATTAATgcattgataaaaattttattgtttaatattCTCCTTTTCCTTCTCATTGTGTATGAAATTGAGTCAATTGAAATATTGCTTTAAAGAAGTACTAAAGTTGCATTGAACTGTGGTCTATACTCTATTTGCACCAATATGATGCTCTTAATTTTCTAGGGTTAAGGTACTTGTTCGGTTTTTGTATGGAGAGGTATTGAAAAATCTGTTTATCATTCAGTAatctttttgtttgatttttgtccCATCCCATTGACTTCAAATAAAACCACTGTAGCCCACTAACTCCTACATGCTTTCCTTGTTTAATTGGTGTGCATAAAATACCCACTTTTGCAGTTGCTTAAACCCCCCTCCCCCTCTCTTCTCTTGTTCTTCTTCCCATTTTCTTTAAGTTGCAAAGAATCAACTTTTTTGTACTAAATGGCATGTTTTTCAGTTGTGACAAGGCACTTTTCCCTTCATCTCCTTTTGATATGTGTGAATGTGGTTGCATCCCATTAATTCTACTCTTCTTTTACATCAAAAGTCTTATAGCTGTTAAAAACTTATGTACTCTACTAGACGGGCACATGGAAGAAGAATCTTATTTCATACTAGGTCTAACTCTATTGTGTTATATATAATGCATACAGCagtttttattatctgctgaaAACTGGTGTAAAGTATGGGGTAAAGGGACTTCTCTCCGACTGACATGCTATACAACTTTTCCCTCCGAGTGATAATGATCTTTTTTGTCTTAGTAATGATGTGCTCCTtgtagatcttttttttttttttttttttttttttttttttttcttcttctaatgaACTATTCGTGTATCCATTCTGAATGTGTCATTCCATTGCAGTTTCTACCTCCTAAATTTGCTGCTACAATATCAGCATTGGTCAATCAGAAAACATTTCTCGAGGACACAAGTGGCCGGCAATGGAAAGTAACGATATCCATTGTTGATGGCTCTCTTGCTTTTCAACGAGGGTGGAGTTCTTTTTCATTAGACCATGGCCTAGAAATTGGAGATTTTTTGGTGTTCAATTACATGGGATCACACTTTGTTGTTAATGTATACAATAAAACTGGATGTGAAAAATTACTCTTTCCTGAAAACAGCAGTCCGAAGAAACGAGCTAGGACTAATTGCAATTCTACTGCCAAACCTAGCCAATGGCACACAAATGATGAAGATTCAATGAACAAACAGGGCTCAAGCACCTCTGCTGTATCTATGTCAGGTGCAGAAATAAGTCAAAGTCAATGCACGATGGAAGTCCCTGAAAATCCTTCCAATCATGAGGATATCATCCAAAGGCCCAAACCTACATCAACAGCAGAATACTGTGAAGAGACATATTACATGATTGATCGAGATGTGGGGGACAGACAAGATGACAGAAGCTCTATGATGGACTTGTCTAAATTTGAAATGAAGAATATCAACTCTGTTGCCGATGTTACCAAAAAGTCTGCAGCCAAAGATGTGAGATCTTCTACTTCACAAATGTTTCTTACAGAAACCTGTTTATTTGATAAGGATCCAGTGACCAGTGGGACAGTGAGTAAAGTAGGAAATATAGATGCATCAGAGATTGAGAGAAGTCATTTTTTCGCAAAGCTAGAGAAAAAACCATCCCTtcccaataaaattttttgcaatgaCAATACATCTGGGCATCTCTTCACCACTTCTGCAGTGACGCttgacaaaaataaagagagaatttCTGACATATTAAATACAAAGTGCCAGATTGCTGGGGAATCAGGTGACAAAGTTTCAAGTAAATCacttctatttgttttcttttcaggaTTTCTTGTGTTTATATACCTTCTAATCTTTTCATTCATGCTCTGATAATTGGATGGTTTGTGTTTGAAAATCTCTCAGAGTCATTAACACTAAAGAATCAGGTGTTTATGTCCTCAAAGGAGCATGCTTTGCTCAATGACATTGACAGTTGTCGATCTGCTGCACAGAAATTTATTGTTATGTCAGAGTCCTTTGGTGTTCCTAATAACTTTGAGAGGCAGAACTGTCAAACTGGTTTGTGTCCTCTGCAATTGCATGTTCTATTCATGCTTGTTGGGCAGCATTGTTTCTTCTCAAAAGCTATATATTTCATCATGATTTATGATGATTGTTTAATATGTTTTACCTGATAGCTAAACCAGAAGTACTGCCATTTTGAACAGGTGAATTgataaaaaaccttaaaaaggAGGCTGTGGAGATAACTCCAGATTTGCGCAGTCATAAGGAGAGAGGAGGTCAAGAAATATATGGTCAAGTTTTATATTCACCTGTTGATGTTGGTTAAggactaaggcttggttgttgttgtttaagGAGTCACTGCTTTTTTTAAAGCTCAATATGTGTTTGCATGCATTAACTTGCTTATGTGttttgtgtcaaatttttttttttttaaattattatttctctttataaCTTGGCTTGTAATAAAATGCAGGGAAGGAGTCAAAGGTCATCAAGGAGGAGTTAATTCAGCGTGCTGATACAATTGTTCGAGATAATGATATAGGTCTTAGAACGGTGAAAGCTGAACCTTTTGACTCAATTGGGATTTCCTCACCGAATTCAGCCAGTATCTCCggtttggtggccacagataaTAATTCTTTTCTTGTATGTTATTGTTAGCCTATTGAGTTAGCATTTCTTTATGTTGCTACTATCAGCTTTTTAACCGATCTTACACAACTAATTTGATCTAAATCAACTATATTATCACATATTGCagttgttgagttttgtttCAGTGATCCTATTATTTCTTCCTAAATATTGTCATTCCTATTGCTGATAAGGGGCACCTAGAAATTATATGCTTCTATATAATCAATTCTACCCTTTTTGGTGGCACTCTTTTCGATTCAATCTGAAAGATTTAAATCATAACTTTTAATCAATATATGGAAACATTAACACTATTATCATTTAACTGTAGAACACACTATATGAATGAATACGCATTACACGCACGTGTATTGATTTGGAAGATTTAAATACGACCTTTTAATCAGTATGTGGTATGGGTGATTCTTTTTGTATCTACTGATTATTTTCACCTTCCTCTTACACTCATGCAGGAGTTGTCCACATGCTTGCTGTATTCTAAGGGAAGAGTGAGAATGGATAGGAAGGTTGTCTATCTGCGAGATTCAGATATGAAATTGTGGCCAGTCCTCTACCATGACAGACACAGTCTCAAGCTTTTGGCAAATGGATGGGAATCTTTTAGCGAAGCGAATAAAATTCAAGCTGGAGATGAGTGTGTTTTTAGTCTTGAGAGTGAGGGTATATATGGTGTCCAGATTATCCGAAAGTGAAGAAGGTAGAGTTGGTTCAAGCCTCACACTGTATAAATTCACCACTATTTTGTGAAGAACTCTTAGAATTGTATATCAGTGTTTGTGGACCCTTAGACCAGAATTTAGTCAGAGTAGTCATGTTTTCTATCTTTGGAGTTTGATTGTTAatttctaagattttttttttgatgtgtttggGTCAAAAGCTTAGTTTATGATGTTACAAGAATAGTAATTGTATAAGTAgtcccattaaaaaaagaaaaaaaagaatagtaattgtaacttgtaactGAGAATCCTATTGGATAATAGGTGGCAACATGAATAGGTTAAAGTAGGATTGTGTATATTTTGATAGGCACTCCAAGCAATTTTCATGGTTCATAGGGAAGTGGTATTAATAGAATTTGAGAAATTGCGCCTGAGCAATAATTTTCCACTTGTGACTGAATTTGGGAATTAATTTTCGCATATCcttttttcttacaaaaaaacccattaacATTTCcttcttgaacaaactttttGGTCAATAATTTCATTACTAAAATGAAATTCTAATCGATGTTTGTGAAGCTTTTGTCAAAGCTTTGACCCTTTGAGGGGGCAATGGTTAGACGtagattatatataatatattaatgttgTGTTTTGGCTGCAAAATTACAGTTTGATATAGTCACCCGAGCGGACAAAaggaatataaagaaagaaagaaataaaaatttgattttacatTTTATCCTATGAGTTAGTAATAAATggttttcttcacttttttttttttttttttttttatatatataaaattgttccttaattttttttccttaaaacatTTGGGcgaattaaaatccaaattctccTCCATGCAAAAATAATGTCACTTTAAATCATAAGAATTTTGACaaccattaaaattttattaactaATCACATAAGATCATCATTTTGCGGAACCCCAATGTAGTTCTAGCCACTAGGAGAGGGCTTAATTCATGGCTCAtactaggggtggcaaatgggttGGATGGGTAGGTTTTGGATTGTATGTAtaattatctatttatttatttataactcgtttatatataaattaaatatccATTATCTACCTAACTCATTTAATTTAGTAATCTACCCATTTAACTCAATATGagcaaaatacctctaaaattaattaaatgacacATATTCTCTTAACCTTCGAAATTACCAAAAACCCTTGGAcatccaaaattaccaaaatacacctGGAATGTCTAAAATTACtttaaaaactctaaaaatccaaaaattcccAAGACAATAACATTTGATTAGTGACAaatagcactttttttttttcttttcctaatgGGCAAATCAataagacattttttttaaaatttaattttaattgtatcaTTGTTATTGAGGAAATGAATGAATCACTGTTATACATTTAttactctccctctctttttatttatttattttttaatgtaatatagaaattctactctagcctaatctaagtgtatatgtgtgtgaagttccctcctaaagacttgaaccctgacccttgcctcccacactccacaagcacttatacttgtggagtgaccaccgcacaGTGGTATTACTCTTTTTCTTGACTTTGGTTTAGTATAGTTTTTGCATTTATAgacttatctctctctctctctctctctctctctctctctttattttccttaatttgAAGTCTTGACCTATTTGGTTACTCGGAAAATCTAAGGTAAAGAATCTAATTCAGTAGAAAAATCACAAGAACTTAACTATGAAGTTGAATTCATTCTTAGCTGAGtgagaaaatgaatgaaaaaaaaaaaaaatcactggGTAGGGTTTGTATTTTGACGTTAAGGAGAGAGACAAAGAGCTTGTGAATGTTTTTGATttagaaatttagattttctgttatttatttaaattttagattttagatagGTATTTATTGGGTATTAGTAGGTTTATCTATTAAGACCCATATAGTTAAATTACCTAATGAGTCTTTTactcatttaacccaaatattcaaatgggttgggttaagacttatccaaTTTAGGTGGATCATAGGTAGGTTCATGGATATAGATAAAATTTGTCACCCCTACTCATACATGTAGTGTTATCTTATAGCTGAGTTATGGACTTTTAAGacattatttttggtatttaagTTCAAAAAAGGCATTAAATGCAAAAGTAAtagttgatttgatttttaaattaaattgttcTACAAATCTTTACTTTCTCATATGACTTGAGTAGGTTCTAAAATCCCTTACACTtagttatttttgttgaattccTCATacttggattaaaaaaactGGAGGTGAATTGTTATGTGACCAACTCGAGTTATATTCTCTCATCAATGCACTCTCCTTTTAGATATGGTATTTTGTGCAATGGTTGTATATAACATTTCATTTAGGTTTGTAAGTGAACCATgtcatttatgatttatgaataGTTCAAATTCGATTTAAACAAAaacttcttatttttgttgctGTTAAAAGCAAATAAATTCACCAAAAGAGGGACAATTAAGTGGATGGAGGACacaatttaaagtttaaagtaataacttttagtttatGCAAGTATTGTGTGTGCACGCGCCCACGGGGgtggcggggggggggggggcaaaaaACCAATTTCAGTTATGGATTTAGATTAAAAACctgtaacaacttgccacttaagattttttgtgaaaatgttagaAACGTAGCATTTCTCATAAATAAATACTACTCCCTCCGTCTCAATTGTTTGTcatgtttgaaaagtcaaattttttaagggaacatcatttattgtcttgtctgccttataaaaatgtataagtttacaaaactacccttaaataaatttatccatttttttaaaagagttattctcttaatgaggcaactaaaatactattaaattatatatataatactattaaattatatattaattaatatatatacacacacacattttaGGTGAGACAAACAAAACTGTTCTCACCTCAaatgtgtatatgtatattttaaattaattatatataatttaatagtattttatatataagaattgcgacgtttgttttgaaaacaattttgttttgtttaccaaaaaaaaaagaaaaagaaaatagttttgtTTGTCTCACCtaaaatgtgtgtgtatatatatatattaattatatatatatatatatatatatatataaaatttaatagtattatatatatatatataatttaatagtatTTTAGTTGCCTCGTTAAGAAAAtaactcttttttaaaaaatggataaatttatttaagggtagttttataaacttatatatttttataaggcagacaagacaataaataatgTTCTCTTAAAAAACCAATTTCAGTTATGGATTTAGATTAAAAACctgtaacaacttgccacttaagattttttgtgaaaatgttagaAACGTAGCATTTCTCATAAATAAATACTACTCCCTCCGTCtcaatttgtttgtcctgtttgaaaagtcaaattttttaagggaacatcatttattgtcttgtctgccttataaaaatgtataagtttacaaaacaacccttaaataaatttatccatttttttaaaagagttattctcttaatgaggcaactaaaatactattaaattatatatataatactattaaattatatattaattaatatatatacacacacattttaGGTGAGACAAACAAAACTGTTCTCACCTCAaatgtgtatatgtatattttaaattaattatatataatttaatagtattttatatataagaattgcgacgtttgttttgaaaacaattttgttttgtttaccaaaaaaaaaagaaaaagaaaatagttttgtTTGTCTCACCtaaaatgtgtgtgtatatatatattaatcatatatatatatatataaaatttaatagtattatatatatatatatatatatataatttaatagtatTTTAGTTGCCTCGTTAAGAAAAtaactcttttttaaaaaatggataaatttatttaagggtagttttgtaaacttatatatttttataaggcagacaagacaataaataatgttctcttaaaaaatttaacttttcaatcaggacaaacaaattgggacggagggagtagtattttatatatgagaagtgttacgtttctaacattttcacaatactttcacaaaaaATCTTAAATGACAGGTTGTTACAGGTTTTTAATCTAAATCCATTACTGAAATTAGTTTTTTACCCAGCGTAATAGCTTGTAACAACAGCAAATCacatataataagttattattggttttaaattgaatccacaacttaaattaattttttgcttgCTCATAACAATTAATAACAACATATTTATTGGGAAAAATATTTCTCTTATTATTATCCCAAAACATTTGTTGTCTCTTAAAACTTTCATGGTTACATCACTACACACCGTTGGTGCGATGATCCTTTCACAAGTGTAAGTATTTGCAGAGTGTGGGGATAAGGGCCAGGACTCAAGTCTCGAGAAGGAAGTTTCACATAtacatacacttagattagactagattaaaatttctatattgtaaaaaaaaaaaaaaaaaaaaaaaaaaaaaaaaaaaaactttcgtAGTTGCCCATTTCCTTTCTAttttaatattcaaaaaaaaaaagaaaaaaagaaaagagcgCCAGTGCGCCactttctattttctattaCTTCCTCAGCAAGTCAAAAACCCAGAACCCGTCTCTGTCTCACACTGCCACTGCTCTCTCATTTCGGATTCCGGCAAGTACTTCTTGCTCTTGTTCTAAAATGTTTATTCTTTCTACGTTTTAGTATGTGTTTGATAATCTTTGAATGTTCATATAATGTTCCTCAGACCGCCGTTCACCACTGGCCTCATCTCTTTctcctcttttcattttttcactGCGAGGCATCCAATAAGGCCGAATTCATCGCCTCGCTACTTCGCCGTTGatcaccaccacgaaaaacggAGGTGAATCTTGGTTTATCCACCGCTAACTTCGAGTTTGAGAAAGAAATTGTGGTTTGTTGTGAAATTTCTTTgtgttttgtgggtttgtgtttgtaggTTTATAGGTTTGGCCGGTGATTGGGTTTAGCGGGTGATGTGGGTTTAGCGGGTGATGTTGTGCTCAATGGGAATGATCTTAGGTGGTTTTCGGTGATTGGTTGTATGAGTTGTTTGGATTGTGATCGGTGGCACTTTGGTGGTGAATGCCAGTGGTCATGGTGTTGAAGACTTGAAGGTGGCACCGTGGGTCTCTGATGGTGTTTCTAAGGGATGGagaacagaaaaaagaaaaaaaaaattataaaagagagagaaaaagtaatatttaattaaagtagataaataaatattgagaTTGATCCACTAAAATTTAGACAAGtttgatgtgaatgctttaaGGCTAAGAAACCAATTAGATTGACAGGATTTGAGCCTAAATTATTTGTTTCACCACAAAAAACCTTTGTCAATTGAGTTAACCACCTTTTAAAGCTTTATTAGTGTGAGGATTGGTTAAAATGTGTGTTGGGTTTATTGGGGAGTGGCTGAATTATTGTTGGGTTATTAGAGGTCTTTTAAGGATTTGAACCATTATGAATGTTTGCTTTAACCTTTAAGCCTTGTTATTATACAATAACTCAAAGGTATTGCtgattatttttgctatttttgatTGAAGTTATTGTCGGGTTATTAGAGTTGGATTTGTTCCATTATGAATATTCTTTTTAAGCTTTGTTATCATACAATAACTCAAGGGTTGAGGATTTGGGTTATTGGGGTGTTGCTGATATATTGCTATTTTTGGTTGAAATTATTGTTGGgttattagggtttttttttaaaattttttttaacttctatttttcttttatttgttttcttttttgtttaattcaagaatgtttactattttttgtgtaattttGATATGATGGGTAAGGGTTTGATAAATAGATAGAACATAGACATTGGCTTGGTTAGGACTTAGGACATACTTAGGCGTTGGTTCAAGATTAACCCAGTTGGACTTATTTATTCGGTTTATTCTTAAAACCATGAttataccttttcttttttaaagaagaatgaCTATACATGTTTTttcttatatgatttttatcttttttaatttatagaatcaaattccaaata of the Quercus robur chromosome 10, dhQueRobu3.1, whole genome shotgun sequence genome contains:
- the LOC126703589 gene encoding uncharacterized protein LOC126703589, whose amino-acid sequence is MGGKVEACVECTRKCLLIHKKKKNSSPVVTSFFKVMIGDQFSKVLFLPPKFAATISALVNQKTFLEDTSGRQWKVTISIVDGSLAFQRGWSSFSLDHGLEIGDFLVFNYMGSHFVVNVYNKTGCEKLLFPENSSPKKRARTNCNSTAKPSQWHTNDEDSMNKQGSSTSAVSMSGAEISQSQCTMEVPENPSNHEDIIQRPKPTSTAEYCEETYYMIDRDVGDRQDDRSSMMDLSKFEMKNINSVADVTKKSAAKDVRSSTSQMFLTETCLFDKDPVTSGTVSKVGNIDASEIERSHFFAKLEKKPSLPNKIFCNDNTSGHLFTTSAVTLDKNKERISDILNTKCQIAGESGDKVSKSLTLKNQVFMSSKEHALLNDIDSCRSAAQKFIVMSESFGVPNNFERQNCQTGELIKNLKKEAVEITPDLRSHKERGGQEIYGKESKVIKEELIQRADTIVRDNDIGLRTVKAEPFDSIGISSPNSASISGLVATDNNSFLELSTCLLYSKGRVRMDRKVVYLRDSDMKLWPVLYHDRHSLKLLANGWESFSEANKIQAGDECVFSLESEGIYGVQIIRK